A section of the Bradyrhizobium oligotrophicum S58 genome encodes:
- a CDS encoding DUF1127 domain-containing protein, whose protein sequence is MPPQTHLTAEIARGAAPLGLDRPIAAATNAACGVPAAPRPAASIAVLRDAVSEKDAAGPPGAAGPGLFSLLAQYWLAFQDGRRLRRMRIHLHDLSEAQLMDIGLPRGDIEHIAAHRALERLKDNTVHLMMSRGVM, encoded by the coding sequence ATGCCGCCCCAGACCCACCTCACTGCCGAGATCGCGCGCGGCGCCGCGCCTCTCGGTCTCGATCGTCCCATCGCCGCCGCGACCAACGCCGCGTGTGGCGTGCCAGCCGCGCCGCGACCAGCTGCATCCATCGCGGTGCTGCGCGACGCCGTGTCGGAAAAGGACGCCGCCGGGCCGCCGGGCGCGGCAGGGCCGGGCCTGTTCAGTCTGCTCGCGCAATATTGGCTCGCCTTTCAGGATGGCCGCCGGCTGCGCAGGATGCGCATCCATCTGCACGACCTGAGCGAGGCGCAACTCATGGATATCGGCCTGCCACGAGGCGACATCGAGCACATCGCCGCTCACCGTGCTCTGGAAAGGCTCAAGGACAACACGGTGCATCTCATGATGTCGCGCGGTGTAATGTAG
- a CDS encoding sensor histidine kinase has protein sequence MKSIARTFTLSLGLAATAIFLATITITVWQAQLREYDPVVCRVAAGILYDAAVVDPGHALTIRSTRRVEELKSFSPKLWYVVSYEKLITEFGGDHRPALPFSLPYGGPIGFSVLNTLDQNATFCLAVINWGPSDLVMMVGGAQVRFGQMLLSFVARNAFPLSLGALAFASTVILGAWLSGRFVARGIERVTRRALAIDPSAPQGSIALDEVPIELKPLVEALNRAFDEINAYIKMQRRFLGNAAHQLRTPLTLLRARIEDVAEPQLRSALVRDMRRLSSLVAAMLDLARLQNHAIEKGPIDLADVARDALADFGPSALDAGIELSLEQAEAEGTVVQGVEAAIRSALANLVGNALIHAGGAKRVTATLGRGSVSISDDGAGFSPNYEHRLIEPFQTGNAAQGGAGLGLSIVHEIMAAHGGAFVITSTPGGGTTATLRFAEAAAEASDEDKPGSIETA, from the coding sequence ATGAAGTCGATCGCCCGGACGTTCACGCTGTCGCTCGGCCTTGCCGCAACGGCCATCTTCCTCGCCACCATCACCATCACCGTCTGGCAAGCGCAGCTGCGCGAATACGATCCCGTCGTGTGCCGCGTCGCCGCCGGCATCCTCTATGACGCCGCGGTGGTTGATCCCGGCCACGCGCTGACCATCCGCTCCACGCGCCGCGTCGAGGAGCTGAAATCGTTCAGCCCGAAGCTGTGGTACGTCGTGTCCTACGAGAAGCTGATCACCGAGTTCGGCGGCGACCACAGGCCGGCGCTGCCGTTCTCGCTGCCCTATGGCGGACCGATCGGATTCTCGGTCCTCAACACGCTGGACCAGAACGCGACGTTCTGCCTCGCCGTCATCAATTGGGGCCCGTCCGATCTGGTGATGATGGTCGGCGGGGCGCAGGTCCGGTTCGGCCAGATGCTGCTGTCCTTTGTGGCTCGCAATGCCTTTCCGCTGTCTCTCGGGGCGCTCGCCTTCGCGTCGACGGTGATTCTCGGGGCCTGGCTATCGGGGCGCTTCGTGGCGCGAGGCATCGAACGCGTGACGCGGCGCGCGCTGGCGATCGACCCGTCGGCGCCGCAGGGATCGATTGCCCTCGACGAGGTGCCGATCGAGCTCAAGCCGCTGGTCGAGGCCTTGAACCGCGCCTTCGACGAGATCAACGCCTACATCAAGATGCAGCGCCGCTTCCTCGGCAATGCAGCCCATCAGTTGCGGACGCCACTGACCTTGCTGCGGGCCAGGATCGAGGATGTCGCCGAGCCGCAATTGAGGAGCGCGCTGGTGCGCGACATGCGCCGGCTGAGCTCGCTGGTCGCGGCCATGCTGGACCTGGCGCGGCTGCAGAATCATGCCATCGAAAAAGGACCGATCGATCTTGCGGACGTGGCGCGGGACGCGCTGGCCGATTTCGGCCCGTCGGCGCTGGATGCAGGCATCGAATTGTCGCTGGAGCAGGCCGAGGCGGAAGGGACCGTCGTGCAGGGCGTGGAGGCCGCCATCCGCAGCGCGCTGGCCAATCTGGTCGGCAATGCGTTGATCCACGCCGGTGGCGCCAAACGCGTCACGGCCACGCTCGGCCGCGGCAGCGTGTCGATCAGCGATGACGGCGCCGGATTCTCTCCGAACTACGAGCACAGGCTGATCGAGCCATTCCAGACCGGCAATGCCGCGCAAGGCGGCGCCGGTCTCGGCCTGTCGATCGTCCACGAGATCATGGCCGCTCATGGCGGCGCGTTCGTCATCACCTCCACGCCCGGCGGCGGGACGACCGCCACCTTGCGCTTTGCAGAGGCTGCGGCTGAGGCGTCGGATGAGGACAAGCCAGGCAGCATCGAGACGGCCTGA
- a CDS encoding response regulator transcription factor produces the protein MRSLVIEDEPQIGAYVSRLLAQLHGVVDTVGSVSDAQHALKSFKYDLAIVDRMLPDGDALAIFTALGQLPERPAIIMLTAKDSKEDVIEGLNGGADDYLGKPFEPDEFIARVRAVLRRPRLLVQPSLSFGNVELHLGSNEAVVADNKVLLRRREALILGALLTRRDRVVTRAALIEEIYGFDDEIESNTLEAQVSRLRKKLFELGGNVEIRSMRGIGYMLRMAQSR, from the coding sequence GTGCGCTCCCTCGTGATCGAAGACGAACCGCAGATCGGCGCCTATGTCAGTCGCCTGCTGGCGCAGTTGCACGGTGTGGTCGATACGGTCGGATCGGTGTCGGACGCGCAGCATGCGCTGAAGAGCTTCAAATATGATCTGGCGATCGTCGATCGCATGCTGCCCGATGGCGACGCGCTCGCGATCTTCACCGCGCTCGGACAGTTGCCGGAGCGGCCGGCCATCATCATGCTGACCGCCAAGGATTCCAAGGAAGACGTGATCGAAGGTCTCAACGGCGGCGCCGACGACTATCTCGGCAAGCCGTTCGAGCCGGACGAGTTCATCGCCCGCGTGCGGGCCGTGCTGCGGCGGCCGCGGCTGCTGGTGCAGCCATCCCTGTCGTTCGGCAATGTCGAGCTGCATCTCGGCAGCAACGAGGCCGTCGTCGCCGACAACAAGGTCCTGTTGCGCCGGCGCGAGGCGCTGATCCTCGGCGCATTGCTGACGCGGCGCGACCGCGTCGTCACGCGCGCCGCCCTGATCGAGGAGATCTACGGCTTCGACGACGAGATCGAATCCAACACGCTGGAAGCCCAGGTCTCACGGCTGCGCAAGAAGCTGTTCGAGCTCGGCGGCAATGTCGAGATCCGCAGCATGCGCGGCATCGGCTACATGCTGCGAATGGCGCAGAGCCGATGA
- a CDS encoding MipA/OmpV family protein: protein MKHAIDAALRCPARRAHRTLFAATLAALSLTATGFDRASAQTAFTLPAPPFELSLLPPASGNWTVMIGAEGRYKPDFDGAKHSMFSPIPIFSIRRAGSADQFRSPRDNASIALIDFGNLRAGPAAKFVPSRKAGSYAALNGLGDVKAAYELGGFIEYFPVDWFRVRNETRGGFGGHQGVVSDFSADFIVPVTRAITVSAGPRFTWESAKAVSPYFNVDTVQAMATGLPVFTANGGAHSAGAGLQVKYQINPQWEVHSYIEYDRLLGDAAKSPIVTARGSVNQTTVGIGASYAFDFKIR from the coding sequence ATGAAGCATGCCATCGACGCCGCTCTTCGCTGTCCCGCGAGGCGCGCGCACCGAACTCTCTTCGCCGCAACGCTTGCGGCTCTCAGCCTGACGGCGACGGGCTTCGACCGCGCATCGGCCCAGACTGCATTCACCTTGCCGGCGCCACCATTCGAGTTGTCGCTGCTGCCGCCGGCGTCGGGCAACTGGACCGTCATGATCGGCGCCGAGGGGCGCTACAAGCCGGACTTCGATGGCGCGAAGCACAGCATGTTCAGTCCGATCCCGATCTTCTCCATCCGCCGCGCCGGATCGGCGGATCAGTTTCGCAGTCCGCGCGACAATGCGAGCATCGCCCTGATCGATTTCGGCAATCTGCGCGCGGGCCCCGCGGCCAAGTTCGTGCCGTCGCGAAAGGCCGGCAGCTATGCCGCGCTCAACGGTCTCGGCGACGTCAAGGCCGCGTACGAGCTCGGCGGCTTCATCGAGTATTTTCCCGTCGACTGGTTTCGCGTGCGCAACGAGACCCGCGGCGGCTTCGGCGGCCATCAGGGCGTCGTCTCCGACTTCTCGGCTGATTTCATCGTGCCGGTGACGCGGGCGATCACCGTGTCGGCCGGTCCGCGCTTCACCTGGGAAAGCGCGAAGGCCGTCTCGCCCTATTTCAACGTCGACACCGTCCAGGCGATGGCGACGGGGCTTCCGGTGTTCACCGCCAATGGCGGCGCGCATTCCGCCGGGGCCGGCCTGCAGGTGAAGTATCAGATCAATCCGCAATGGGAGGTGCATTCCTACATCGAATATGACCGGCTGCTCGGCGACGCCGCAAAGAGCCCGATCGTAACGGCGCGCGGATCAGTGAACCAGACCACGGTCGGCATCGGCGCGTCCTACGCTTTCGACTTCAAGATCCGGTAG